One window from the genome of Paraclostridium sordellii encodes:
- a CDS encoding glycogen/starch/alpha-glucan phosphorylase, which translates to MTLINKEEFKLEFRNQMDFLYKQTIKEANSEQLLNTLVTVLKCKIDNIWKESRLDKEKEVYYFCIEFLLGRQLESNLLNLGILEDIKLILKEMDINLEDLINAEVDPALGNGGLGRLAACFLDSMASLNMSGHGYGIRYEYGLFEQKIVNGHQVEVPDNWLKEESYIWETVRPNKASIVKFGGKVDLVEKNGKIKAIHKNYIPVMALPYDIPIIGYKNEYINTLRLFKSDVPRKDFEPILKESKNSYGSYHDALQYRYYADEISQVLYPNDSNDAGKILRLKQEYFLVSAGIQDIFRKYKKDNGDIRKIYEKISIHINDTHPSLCVPELMRLLMDEEELGWDEAWDITQRVISYTNHTIMAEAMEKWNIQMIKELLPRIYMIIEEINKRYICKLNNKYGNDHEKISKMAVIYADNVNMANLSIIGSHSVNGVAKLHTEILKKEVLKDFYEDEPFKFNNKTNGIAHRRWLILSNPRLSKLINELIGESWQRNTIELKNLEKYQNDDSVLQELELIKQENKKNLSKIINQKNEININENSIFDVQIKRLHAYKRQLMNALHILHMYHELLDNPNLNIEPRTFIFGAKAAPGYYFAKCVIKLINELAQKINNDTRVKDKLKVVFLENYGVSLAEKIIPATNVSEQISTTTKEASGTGNMKFMMNGAITIATLDGANIEIHDQIGDKNMVLFGLKANQVLEYSKFGGYSSADLYSNNFYIKRVVDDLVNGFIPNIVEEGREIYNSLITYNDEFFVLRDFENYVEAQKKINDLYIDKNHWNKMSLINIANSGIFSSDRTIKEYANEIWYKR; encoded by the coding sequence TTGACCCTTATAAATAAAGAAGAGTTCAAATTAGAATTTAGAAATCAAATGGATTTTTTATATAAACAGACTATAAAAGAAGCTAATAGTGAGCAACTACTAAATACGCTAGTGACAGTATTAAAGTGTAAAATAGATAATATATGGAAAGAAAGTAGATTAGATAAAGAAAAAGAAGTTTATTATTTTTGTATAGAGTTTTTATTAGGACGACAATTAGAGTCTAATCTTTTAAATTTAGGTATTTTAGAAGATATAAAGTTAATTTTAAAAGAAATGGACATAAATTTAGAAGATTTAATTAATGCAGAAGTAGATCCTGCTTTAGGAAATGGTGGATTAGGAAGATTAGCTGCATGCTTTTTAGATTCTATGGCATCATTAAATATGAGCGGCCATGGTTATGGAATAAGATACGAGTATGGTTTATTTGAGCAGAAAATTGTGAATGGGCATCAAGTAGAAGTCCCAGATAATTGGTTAAAAGAAGAATCATATATATGGGAGACTGTAAGGCCTAACAAAGCAAGTATTGTAAAATTTGGAGGGAAGGTTGATTTAGTCGAAAAAAACGGTAAAATAAAGGCTATTCATAAAAATTATATTCCAGTTATGGCACTACCATATGATATCCCTATAATTGGATATAAAAATGAATATATAAATACTCTTAGGTTATTTAAATCAGATGTGCCTCGAAAAGATTTTGAGCCTATATTAAAAGAATCTAAGAATAGTTATGGAAGCTATCATGATGCACTACAGTATAGGTATTATGCTGATGAAATTTCTCAAGTTTTATACCCTAATGATTCTAATGATGCAGGTAAAATTTTAAGGTTGAAACAAGAATATTTCTTAGTAAGTGCAGGAATACAAGATATATTTAGAAAGTATAAAAAAGATAATGGAGATATACGTAAAATATATGAGAAAATTTCAATTCATATAAATGATACACATCCATCTCTATGTGTACCTGAACTAATGAGACTATTAATGGATGAAGAAGAACTTGGATGGGATGAAGCTTGGGATATAACTCAAAGAGTTATATCTTATACAAACCATACTATAATGGCAGAGGCTATGGAAAAGTGGAATATCCAGATGATTAAAGAGTTATTGCCAAGAATATATATGATAATTGAAGAAATAAATAAAAGATATATTTGTAAACTAAATAATAAATATGGAAATGACCATGAAAAAATAAGTAAAATGGCAGTGATTTATGCAGATAATGTAAATATGGCTAATTTAAGTATTATAGGAAGCCACAGTGTAAATGGAGTAGCAAAACTTCATACAGAGATCTTAAAAAAAGAAGTTCTTAAAGATTTTTATGAAGATGAACCTTTTAAATTTAACAACAAAACTAATGGAATAGCTCATAGAAGATGGTTGATATTATCTAATCCTAGATTATCTAAACTTATAAATGAGTTAATAGGTGAAAGTTGGCAAAGGAATACTATAGAACTTAAAAATTTAGAAAAATACCAAAATGATGATAGTGTTTTACAAGAATTAGAATTAATTAAACAAGAAAATAAGAAAAATTTATCTAAAATTATAAATCAAAAAAATGAAATAAATATAAATGAAAACTCAATTTTTGATGTGCAAATAAAAAGATTACACGCATACAAAAGACAACTCATGAATGCACTTCACATACTTCATATGTATCATGAACTATTAGACAATCCTAACTTAAATATTGAGCCAAGAACTTTTATATTTGGTGCTAAAGCTGCACCTGGATATTATTTTGCAAAGTGCGTTATAAAATTAATAAATGAATTAGCTCAAAAAATAAATAATGATACAAGAGTAAAAGATAAATTGAAAGTAGTTTTTTTAGAAAACTATGGAGTTTCTTTGGCAGAGAAAATAATACCTGCCACAAATGTAAGTGAGCAAATATCCACAACTACAAAAGAAGCTTCTGGAACAGGTAATATGAAGTTTATGATGAATGGGGCTATAACGATAGCAACGTTAGATGGAGCAAATATAGAAATCCATGACCAAATAGGTGATAAAAATATGGTTTTATTTGGTTTAAAGGCAAATCAAGTTTTAGAATATAGTAAATTTGGGGGATATTCTTCTGCTGATTTATATTCAAATAATTTTTATATAAAGAGGGTAGTAGATGATTTGGTTAATGGATTTATACCAAATATAGTAGAAGAAGGTAGAGAGATATATAATTCTTTAATAACATATAATGATGAATTTTTTGTATTAAGAGATTTTGAGAATTATGTAGAAGCACAGAAAAAAATTAATGACTTGTATATAGATAAAAATCATTGGAATAAGATGTCATTGATAAATATTGCGAATTCAGGGATTTTTTCAAGTGATAGAACTATAAAAGAATATGCAAATGAAATATGGTACAAAAGATAA
- the glgA gene encoding glycogen synthase GlgA: protein MKVLFVTAECWPFAKTGGLGDVSYALPKALKKEGVDVRVIMPKYVNIPKYLKDKMKKVAVFNVNVAWRNQYCGLLELELDGVKFYFIDNEFYFKREGEYAYLYGYDDDVERFTFFSNAVLESLKRIDFYPDIMNLNDWHTGMIPLFLKEHYQDDDRYSNIKTMYTIHNLRYQGVFSNKHIEDTLSIPRFHLDEGNIEYYGGINFMKAGIVYSDKVSTVSPTYANEIQTKYYGEGLDGLIKENGYKLKGIVNGIDYEINNPEVDKNIVCNFNIESIGKKIKNKLELQKILGLEINENIPMIGIVSRLVSQKGLDLLSYMMPELVEEDLQLVVLGTGEEQYQSMLNYYSGKYPNKVATILTFDAALAQQIYASSDMFLMPSLFEPCGIGQMIAMRYGSIPLVRETGGLKDTVVPYNKYTGEGNGFSFANYNAHEMYYCIKSAIDIYKQDKLTWNNIVRSAMNTDNSWKKSAKEYLRAYQEIVE, encoded by the coding sequence TTGAAGGTTCTTTTTGTTACAGCTGAATGTTGGCCGTTTGCTAAAACAGGTGGTTTAGGAGATGTATCATATGCACTTCCAAAGGCATTAAAAAAAGAAGGAGTAGATGTAAGGGTTATAATGCCTAAATATGTTAATATTCCTAAATATTTAAAAGATAAAATGAAAAAAGTTGCAGTGTTTAATGTAAATGTAGCATGGAGAAATCAATATTGTGGATTATTAGAATTAGAATTAGATGGAGTTAAGTTTTATTTTATAGATAATGAGTTTTACTTTAAAAGAGAAGGTGAATATGCATATTTATATGGATATGATGATGATGTAGAGAGATTTACATTTTTCAGTAATGCAGTTTTAGAATCTTTAAAAAGGATAGATTTCTATCCTGATATAATGAATTTAAATGATTGGCATACAGGAATGATACCTTTATTTTTAAAAGAGCACTACCAAGATGATGATAGATACTCAAATATAAAAACTATGTATACTATACATAATTTGAGATATCAAGGTGTATTTTCTAATAAACATATAGAAGATACATTATCTATTCCTAGGTTTCATTTAGATGAAGGTAACATAGAATATTATGGTGGAATCAATTTTATGAAGGCTGGCATAGTATATTCAGATAAAGTAAGTACTGTTAGCCCCACATATGCTAACGAGATACAAACAAAATATTATGGAGAAGGACTAGATGGACTAATAAAAGAGAATGGATATAAATTAAAAGGAATTGTTAATGGAATAGATTATGAAATTAATAATCCGGAAGTCGATAAAAATATAGTTTGTAATTTTAATATTGAATCAATAGGTAAAAAAATTAAAAATAAATTAGAATTGCAGAAAATACTAGGATTAGAAATTAATGAAAATATACCAATGATAGGGATTGTATCTAGATTAGTATCTCAAAAAGGATTAGACTTGCTTTCATATATGATGCCTGAATTAGTTGAAGAAGATTTACAACTAGTTGTACTTGGAACAGGAGAAGAACAATATCAATCTATGTTAAATTACTATTCAGGAAAGTATCCAAATAAGGTAGCAACTATATTAACTTTTGATGCAGCCTTAGCTCAACAAATATATGCATCATCAGATATGTTTTTAATGCCATCATTATTTGAGCCTTGTGGAATAGGACAAATGATAGCTATGAGGTATGGGTCAATACCTTTAGTTAGAGAAACTGGAGGGCTTAAAGACACTGTTGTCCCATACAACAAATATACTGGAGAAGGAAATGGATTTAGTTTTGCTAATTACAATGCACATGAGATGTATTATTGCATTAAATCAGCAATAGATATTTATAAACAAGATAAATTGACATGGAATAATATAGTAAGAAGTGCAATGAATACTGATAATAGTTGGAAAAAGTCCGCTAAGGAATATTTAAGGGCCTATCAAGAAATAGTTGAATAA
- the glgD gene encoding glucose-1-phosphate adenylyltransferase subunit GlgD gives MNKECMGIINLNKKGDNLRELSDSRIVASIPIGGRYRIIDFTLSNMVNAGMKNIGIFSDQKYRSLTDHLGNGSHWDLSLKNDGLFVFSPENTTKQMHHTLKKGDLKNIFSNIDYIEKSKQEYVLISPSYMICNIDYKKALNYHKSSGNDITIVFKNESNIDEEFLGTTILNVDGNKKVLSMGTNIGRQSTGNISMEMYIMKTKLFIEMIYGAVSKGGYANLEDCINESVDILNVGGYEYKGYLRCINSIRTYFQTNKDLLNIDIANELFYSDRKIYTKEKNTQPTLYTETSNVNNSFIATGCIIEGDVKDSIIFRKVHIKEGSVIRNSIIMQNSTIEENAKLDNVILDKNVNISSKKELKGDIKFPLVVEKNVSI, from the coding sequence ATGAATAAAGAATGTATGGGGATAATCAATTTAAATAAAAAAGGTGATAATTTAAGAGAGTTAAGTGATTCAAGGATAGTGGCATCAATACCTATTGGTGGAAGGTATAGAATAATAGATTTTACATTATCTAACATGGTAAATGCAGGAATGAAAAATATAGGTATATTTTCAGACCAAAAATATAGATCACTGACAGATCATTTAGGAAATGGAAGTCATTGGGACTTATCTTTAAAAAATGATGGATTATTTGTATTTAGTCCTGAAAATACAACAAAGCAGATGCATCATACTTTAAAAAAAGGTGATTTAAAAAATATATTTTCAAATATAGACTATATTGAGAAAAGTAAGCAAGAATATGTTTTAATTTCTCCAAGTTATATGATTTGTAATATCGACTATAAAAAAGCTCTTAACTATCATAAATCATCAGGTAATGATATAACTATAGTATTTAAAAATGAATCGAATATAGATGAAGAATTTTTAGGAACAACAATTTTAAATGTTGATGGGAATAAAAAAGTTTTAAGTATGGGAACTAATATTGGAAGGCAATCTACAGGAAATATATCTATGGAAATGTATATAATGAAAACTAAATTATTTATAGAGATGATATATGGGGCAGTTTCAAAAGGTGGATATGCAAATTTAGAAGATTGTATAAATGAAAGTGTAGATATATTAAATGTAGGAGGATATGAGTATAAGGGGTACTTAAGATGTATAAATTCTATTAGAACTTATTTTCAAACCAATAAGGATTTACTTAATATAGATATAGCAAATGAATTATTCTATTCTGATAGAAAAATTTATACTAAAGAAAAAAATACTCAACCAACTTTATACACAGAAACATCAAATGTAAATAACTCATTTATAGCTACAGGATGTATCATTGAAGGGGATGTGAAAGATAGTATTATATTTAGAAAGGTTCATATAAAAGAAGGCTCGGTTATTAGAAATTCTATAATTATGCAAAATAGCACAATAGAAGAAAATGCAAAATTAGATAATGTAATTCTTGATAAAAATGTAAACATATCAAGTAAAAAAGAATTAAAGGGGGATATAAAATTTCCTTTGGTAGTAGAAAAAAACGTTAGTATATAA